A single genomic interval of Primulina huaijiensis isolate GDHJ02 chromosome 7, ASM1229523v2, whole genome shotgun sequence harbors:
- the LOC140981411 gene encoding uncharacterized protein: MSRIRINHRMLTYEIGEVELSDDPGINLSDTVFEFLSEESESLSSICTSFNEEEEEEAENENENINENAKVDDNKSWETQLQLLQATISRTSCLESRIRKTVKEASKEAQQAGNFCACRKPGQKGCRKCLMEFVCRHLQSSGFNSGICRSKWRSSPDIPSGEHTFVDVIDTSNPKKGEVRVIIELNFRAEFEMARANPEYDKLVEALPEIFVGKIERLLALLKILCTAAKRCMKAKKQHMGPWRKHRYMKAKWLKTCERFAVAQTLMWPEYGYTGRVARPRVSLLTVDLKKSFTDLYRTAAVEAV; this comes from the exons ATGTCTAGAATTCGCATAAACCACCGGATGCTTACTTACGAAATCGGGGAGGTTGAGTTATCCGATGACCCTGGAATTAATTTATCCGACACAGTTTTTGAGTTCTTAAGCGAAGAATCTGAAAGTCTGTCATCTATCTGCACCAGCTtcaatgaagaagaagaagaagaagcagaaaacgaaaatgaaaatataaatgaaaatgCTAAAGTCGATGACAATAAATCATGGGAGACACAACTTCAGCTTCTACAA GCTACGATATCCAGAACAAGTTGTTTAGAGTCAAGAATCAGGAAAACCGTGAAGGAAGCGTCGAAAGAAGCGCAGCAGGCAGGAAACTTCTGCGCCTGCAGGAAGCCGGGACAGAAGGGTTGCCGGAAATGTCTCATGGAATTTGTTTGCCGGCACCTGCAAAGTTCTGGTTTTAACAGCGGAATTTGCAGGTCCAAGTGGAGAAGTTCACCAGATATCCCCTcag GCGAACACACATTCGTGGATGTAATAGACACTTCAAACCCCAAGAAAGGGGAAGTGAGGGTGATCATTGAGTTGAACTTTCGGGCCGAGTTCGAGATGGCCCGAGCAAACCCGGAATATGACAAGCTGGTCGAAGCCCTCCCCGAAATCTTCGTGGGAAAAATCGAGAGGCTTCTGGCATTGTTAAAGATCTTGTGCACTGCTGCCAAGAGATGCATGAAGGCGAAAAAACAGCACATGGGACCATGGCGAAAGCATCGTTATATGAAGGCTAAATGGCTTAAAACTTGTGAGCGGTTTGCCGTGGCACAGACTCTCATGTGGCCGGAATATGGATATACCGGCAGGGTGGCGCGGCCGAGGGTATCGTTGCTAACCGTGGAtcttaagaaaagttttacggATTTGTATAGAACTGCTGCTGTTGAAGCTGTGTGA